Genomic DNA from Vibrio vulnificus CMCP6:
GCTGCCTTCTCGTTATCTCGTCTTTATGCCGGGCGCTAGCCACGTTGGTGTTTCACAGCGTATCGAAAGTGAGTCAGAGCGCGAACGTCTGAAGAAAATTGTTAGCCATTACTGTGATGAACATGGTGGCTTTATTATCCGCACGGCGGCGGAAGGCGCTGATGGCAAAGAGTTGTCACAAGATGCGGCATTTTTGAAACGCCTGTGGCTCAAAGTCATGGAGCGTCGTAGCAAATACAAAACCCGTTCAACGTTGTACGGTGAGCTGGGGTTGGCGCAACGTATCCTTCGCGATTTTGTCGGAACCGAGCTGGATAAGATTTTGGTCGACTCTCGTCAAGAATTTGAAAACTTGAAAGAATTTACGTCAGAATACGTTCCAGAATTGACGGATAAGCTCGAGCTTTACGAAGGGGATAAACCGATTTTCGACATGTACGATACGGAGAACGAGATTCAACGTTCTTTGGAGCGTAAAGTGGAGCTGAAATCGGGTGGGTATCTGATCATTGATCAAACCGAAGCGATGACTACGGTGGACATCAATACCGGGGCATTTGTTGGCCGCCGCAATCTTGAAGAAACGATTTTCAACACCAACATCGAAGCGACGCAAGCCATTGCACGTCAACTGCGTTTACGTAACTTAGGCGGTATTATCATTATCGATTTCATTGATATGTCGTCAGAAGAGCATCGTAAGCGAGTGCTTACCTCGTTAGAAAATGCCTTAAGCAAAGATCGAGTCAAAACCAACATCAATGGCTTTACTCAGCTTGGTTTGGTGGAAATGACCCGTAAGCGCACACGTGAAAGCATTGAGCACATTCTCTGTTCAAGTTGTCCAACGTGTGAAGGGCGCGGCAGTGTCAAGACGGTAGAAACCGTATGTTATGAAATTCTGCGTGAAATCACCCGAGTCAACCGAGCTTACGATGCGGACAAATTTGTCGTGTACGCTTCGCCAGCGGTGGCAGACGCTTTGCATGGTGATGAGTCCCATGCTTTGGCAGAGTTGGAAGTCTTT
This window encodes:
- the rng gene encoding ribonuclease G, with the translated sequence MSAELLLNVTPSETRVAMIEGGVLQEVHIEREARRGIVGNIYKGKVSRVLPGMQAAFVDIGLDKAAFLHASDIVPHTECVAENEKQQFQVRDISELVRQGQDIVVQVVKDPLGTKGARLTTDITLPSRYLVFMPGASHVGVSQRIESESERERLKKIVSHYCDEHGGFIIRTAAEGADGKELSQDAAFLKRLWLKVMERRSKYKTRSTLYGELGLAQRILRDFVGTELDKILVDSRQEFENLKEFTSEYVPELTDKLELYEGDKPIFDMYDTENEIQRSLERKVELKSGGYLIIDQTEAMTTVDINTGAFVGRRNLEETIFNTNIEATQAIARQLRLRNLGGIIIIDFIDMSSEEHRKRVLTSLENALSKDRVKTNINGFTQLGLVEMTRKRTRESIEHILCSSCPTCEGRGSVKTVETVCYEILREITRVNRAYDADKFVVYASPAVADALHGDESHALAELEVFIGKQVRIQAEPLYIQEQFDVVMM